The sequence below is a genomic window from Deltaproteobacteria bacterium.
GGGCAGCAGGGTGGACGCGACGAGATCGCGCAGCTCGTGGCGGGCTTCAATCGGATGGCGACGGATCTGTCGCTGAACCGCGAGGATCTCGAGCGCCGCCGCGCGCAGATGGAGATCATCCTGCGCGCCGTCGGCGCGGGCGTGATCTCGCTCGACCCCGACTTCGTGGTGCGAACCATCAACCCGCCGGCGCTGCGGCTGCTCGGCATTCCCGCGGGCGAATGGTCGGGTCGCAAGCTCGGCGAGATGCTCGGCGGCCAGGCCGCGCAGACGCTGCCCCCGCTTCTGCACCGGCTCGCATCGGGACCCCACGAGACGCTGCGGCGCCAGATGCCGATCGCGGTCGAGGGGGAGGTGCGCACGCTCAACTGGACGCTCTCGCGAATGCACGACCCGGGCGGCTCCGCAGCCGGATTCGTGGTCGTCGTCGACGACGTGACCGAGATCATGCGCGTGCAGCGCATGGCGGCCTGGCGCGAGATGGCGCGCCGGATCGCGCACGAGATCAAGAACCCGCTCACGCCGATCCAGCTCTCGGCGCAGCGTCTGCGGCGCAAGCTCGAGCCGAAGCTCGCCGACCCCGAATCCGCGCAGCTGCTGCGCGAGAGCACCGACGCGATCACCTCCGAGGTCGACGCGATGAAGCACCTGCTCGCGGAGTTCTCGAGCTTCGCGCGGCTGCCGGCGACCGATCCGGTGCCGACCGACCTGAACAAGCTCGTGACCGAAGTGGTCGGGCTCTACCGCGGCAATTCGACGATCGAGTTTTCGACCGAGCTCGATCCGGCGGTGCCGACGCTCGACCTCGACCGGCTGCAGATCCGGCGCGTGATCCTGAACCTGATCGAGAACGCGGTGGCGGCGATCGAGGCGGCGGAGCCCGGCCCGCGCGCGGTGCGCGTCTCGACGCGCCTGGACGCCTCGGTCGGGACCATCCATCTGCAGGTCGCGGACACCGGCGCCGGGATCCGACCCGAGGACCGCGCCCGGCTGTTCGAGCCCGGCTTCTCGACCAAGCGAGCCGGCTCGGGGCTCGGGCTCGCGATCGTCTCCAGGATCGTCTCCGACCATTCGGGCTACATCCGGGTGGCGGCGAATCGACCCCGTGGCAGCCGATTCCTGGTCGAACTACCGGTCCGGCAGGAGGCGCCGTGGCCACGATCCTGATCGTCGACGACGAGGAGAGCGTGCGGCGCGCGATCGCGAACGTGCTCTCCGACGAAGGACACCGTCCGGTGTTGGCGCCCGGAGCCGACGAGGCCGAGAAGGAGATCGCAGCCGTGCTGCCGGACCTGGTGCTGCTCGACGTCGCGATGCCGGGCCGGGACGGGCTCGATCTGCTCGAGCGGCTGCGCACGAGCCACCCGGAGCTGCCGGTCGTGATGATGTCCGGCCACAGCACGATCGAGACCGCGGTGCGCGCGACCAAGCTCGGCGCCTACGACTTCCTCGAGAAGCCGCTCACCTACGACAAGCTCCTGCTGCGGATCGAGCACGGTCTCGAGCGCGCGCGGCTCGCCCAGGAGAACCAGGAGCTGCGCCAGGAGCTGCTCGGCGAGAGCGAGATCATCGGCGACTCGCCCGTGATGGCGAAGCTGAAGGCGCAGATCGAGATCGCGGCGCCCACCGACGGCTGGGTTCTGATCACCGGCGAGAACGGCACGGGCAAGGAGCTCGTCGCGCGCTGGGTGCACGTGCGCTCGAAGCGCGCGAACGGCCCGTTCGTCGCGGTGAACTGCGCGGCGATTCCCGAGGAGCTGATCGAGAGCGAGCTCTTCGGTCACGAGAAGGGCGCGTTCACCGGGGCGATCCAGCGCAAACGCGGCCGCTTCGAGATGGCCGACGGCGGCACGATCTTCCTGGACGAGATCGGCGACATGAGCCTGATGACGCAAGCCAAGATCCTGCGCATCCTGCAGGAGCACCGCTTCGAGCGCGTGGGCGGAAACGAGACGATCGAAGTGAACGTGCGCGTGATCGCCGCGACCAACAAGGATCTGCAGGTGGAGATGTCGAGCGGCCGGTTCCGCGAGGATCTGTTCTACCGGCTGAACGTGATCCCGTTCCACGTCCCCGCGCTGCGCGAGCGCCGCGACGACATCCCTCGGCTCGTGGAGCGATTTCTCGCCCGCTTCGCGGCCGAGTCCGGCCGGCCGACGCGGCAGATCACGCCCAAGGCGATGGCGAAGCTGCGCGACTACGCCTGGCCCGGGAACGTGCGCGAGCTGCAGAACCTGATCGAGCGGCTGGTGCTGATGACGCCCGGCGAGACGATCGACGTCGCCGATCTGCCGGCGCAGATCGGCTCGTCGGAACGGGACCGCCTCGCGCGCGCGAGCTCCGTCGACACCCTGGCGCAGGCGCGCGGGATCTTCGAGCGCGATTGGCTGCTGGAGCGCCTCGCGCAGCACGGCTGGAACATCTCGCGCACCGCGGACGCCGTCGGCCTCGCGCGCGAGAGCCTGTCGCGGAAGCTGAAGAGCCTGAAGATCGACGTCGACGCCGAGCGGGCGCGCCATGCGAGCTGATCTGCGCCTGGCGTCGAGCAGCGACGCCGCGGCGCTCGCGCGGATCTCGCGCGAGGCGCTCGCCGAGGGCTGGTCGGAAGCCGCGATCCGCGCATCGCTCGAGCGCGACGGGGTCTGCGCGCTGGTGAGCGAGCCCCTGCACGGATTCGCGCTCGGCTCGCTCGCCGGGGACGAGGCGGAGATCCTCACGCTCGCGGTGGAGCAGGACGCGCGCGGGCGGGGCCTCGGGCGCGCCCTCGTCGTCGCGCTGCTCGAGCTCCTGCGGGGCCGTGGAGCGCGCTGCGTCTCGCTCGAAGTGCGAAGCCGGAACGTCCCCGCGATCGCCCTGTACCGCTCGCTCGGTTTCGAGGACGCAGGCGTGCGCCCGAACTACTACCGCGACGGAGAGGACGCGCTCGTGCTCGGGGCTGCGCTTTGATCCGCGCGATCGCGACCGTGCGCGAGGCCGGGGCGAGCCGGCTCGTGCTCGAGGTGCCGGGCTGGCCGGGCCAGAGGCCCGGTCAGTTCGCGATGCTCGGGCTCGAGCCCGAGCGACTGCGCCGCGATCCGCTCCTGCCCAGACCGATGGCGATCTATCGCGGCGATGCGAGCGCGCTCGAGTTCCGCTTCAAGGTCGTGGGCCGCGGAACCCGGATCATGGCCGAGCTCGTTCCAGGGGCGAAGCTCTCGCTGCTCGGGCCGCTCGGAAACGGTTTCGAGCTGCCGAGCGGCCCGGCGACGCTGGTCGGCGGCGGCAGCGGGATCGCGTCGCTGTACGAGCTCGCGCGGGTCGCGCGACCCGCGCCGCGCGTGCTGCTCGGCGGGCGCACCGGAGCGGACATCCTCGGCCTCGCCGACTTCGATGCGCTGGGCCTCGAACTCTCGATCGCCACCGACGACGGATCGCTGGGTCGGCGCGGGCTGGTGACCGATCTGCTCGCGCCGCGCGCGGGTGAGACCGTCTACGCGTGCGGGCCGCTCGCGATGATGCAGCGGGCCCATGAGCTCGCAGCTGCCGCCGGCGCGCGCTGTCGGGTCTCGCTCGAGAACCCCATGGCGTGCGGCTTCGGCGCCTGCCTCGGCTGCGCGATCAAGACGCCCGCGGGCTTCCGCTACGTCTGCACGCACGGCCCGGTCTTCGACTCGGCCTCGCTCGGATGGGAGGCGGGCTCGTGAGCGGGGACGTGGATCTCTCGACCGGGCTCGGCGGCGTCGCGCTCCGGAATCCGGTGCTCCTCGCCAGCGGTACCTGCGGCTACGGAACCGAGCTCTCGCCGTTCATCGCGCTCGAGCAGCTCGGCGGGATCGTCGCGAAGTCGCTCACGCTCGCGCCGCGCGCGGGCAACCTGCCGCCGCGAATCACCGAGACCCCGGCGGGAATGCTGAACGCGATCAGCCTAGAGAACGTCGGCGTCGATGCCTTCGTCCGCGAGAAGCTTCCCGCGCTGCCCGCGGCGGTGACGGTTCTCGCGAGCGTCTTCGAGACCGAGCTCGAGCGCTACGCCGAGGTGTGCAAGCGGCTCGATGGCGTCGAGCGCGTCGCCGCGCTCGAGCTGAACGCGAGCTGTCCGCACGTGAAGGCCGGCGGGATCGAGTTCGGCCAGGATCCGCGCGTGCTCGCCGAGCTGGTGCGGACCTGTCGCC
It includes:
- a CDS encoding sigma-54-dependent Fis family transcriptional regulator, with translation MATILIVDDEESVRRAIANVLSDEGHRPVLAPGADEAEKEIAAVLPDLVLLDVAMPGRDGLDLLERLRTSHPELPVVMMSGHSTIETAVRATKLGAYDFLEKPLTYDKLLLRIEHGLERARLAQENQELRQELLGESEIIGDSPVMAKLKAQIEIAAPTDGWVLITGENGTGKELVARWVHVRSKRANGPFVAVNCAAIPEELIESELFGHEKGAFTGAIQRKRGRFEMADGGTIFLDEIGDMSLMTQAKILRILQEHRFERVGGNETIEVNVRVIAATNKDLQVEMSSGRFREDLFYRLNVIPFHVPALRERRDDIPRLVERFLARFAAESGRPTRQITPKAMAKLRDYAWPGNVRELQNLIERLVLMTPGETIDVADLPAQIGSSERDRLARASSVDTLAQARGIFERDWLLERLAQHGWNISRTADAVGLARESLSRKLKSLKIDVDAERARHAS
- a CDS encoding dihydroorotate dehydrogenase — protein: MGGGLVSGDVDLSTGLGGVALRNPVLLASGTCGYGTELSPFIALEQLGGIVAKSLTLAPRAGNLPPRITETPAGMLNAISLENVGVDAFVREKLPALPAAVTVLASVFETELERYAEVCKRLDGVERVAALELNASCPHVKAGGIEFGQDPRVLAELVRTCRRATTRPLLVKLSPNVTSIAEMARVCEGEGADGLSLINAVQGLLVDVHRRRTVLRNGLGGLSGPAILPIALRMVFQAARAVKLPICGIGGIASGEDAVAFLLCGASAVQVGTITYTQPGAGIEIRDGIEAYCRQHGVARVRDLIGALEPWPAG
- the rimI gene encoding ribosomal-protein-alanine N-acetyltransferase; translation: MRADLRLASSSDAAALARISREALAEGWSEAAIRASLERDGVCALVSEPLHGFALGSLAGDEAEILTLAVEQDARGRGLGRALVVALLELLRGRGARCVSLEVRSRNVPAIALYRSLGFEDAGVRPNYYRDGEDALVLGAAL
- a CDS encoding dihydroorotate dehydrogenase electron transfer subunit produces the protein MIRAIATVREAGASRLVLEVPGWPGQRPGQFAMLGLEPERLRRDPLLPRPMAIYRGDASALEFRFKVVGRGTRIMAELVPGAKLSLLGPLGNGFELPSGPATLVGGGSGIASLYELARVARPAPRVLLGGRTGADILGLADFDALGLELSIATDDGSLGRRGLVTDLLAPRAGETVYACGPLAMMQRAHELAAAAGARCRVSLENPMACGFGACLGCAIKTPAGFRYVCTHGPVFDSASLGWEAGS
- a CDS encoding PAS domain-containing protein, yielding GQQGGRDEIAQLVAGFNRMATDLSLNREDLERRRAQMEIILRAVGAGVISLDPDFVVRTINPPALRLLGIPAGEWSGRKLGEMLGGQAAQTLPPLLHRLASGPHETLRRQMPIAVEGEVRTLNWTLSRMHDPGGSAAGFVVVVDDVTEIMRVQRMAAWREMARRIAHEIKNPLTPIQLSAQRLRRKLEPKLADPESAQLLRESTDAITSEVDAMKHLLAEFSSFARLPATDPVPTDLNKLVTEVVGLYRGNSTIEFSTELDPAVPTLDLDRLQIRRVILNLIENAVAAIEAAEPGPRAVRVSTRLDASVGTIHLQVADTGAGIRPEDRARLFEPGFSTKRAGSGLGLAIVSRIVSDHSGYIRVAANRPRGSRFLVELPVRQEAPWPRS